In one window of Brassica rapa cultivar Chiifu-401-42 chromosome A07, CAAS_Brap_v3.01, whole genome shotgun sequence DNA:
- the LOC108870598 gene encoding uncharacterized protein LOC108870598 — MFPLKSIRFSQVTISMESKDNSAVSSDQKTNEKKFASSVTMKPHGKSTAASAIAAKPNGKSVVSSDIPKKQKSAVSLSSAHGDRSMFFRDVSFGPHEAELRFRLIHFWEARNPNTKELIGQEMLLIDEEGTVVQGFITAGRVGMYKLTSGSIYKLSNFFGSRSKVQFRVADHRATISFSWNYDLKVLVNHPVPILEDRFRFHSYEEFQANCDRRLDLYDYVGHMKLVNGQTITDHTALDEVDIAERRHLCVHVQTHDGPVMKLYLWDNAASEFCQKFISYGRTPTVLLVTTVNPKHLGGTLALASMASSRVFMDTDVQPTKDYLA, encoded by the exons ATGTTTCCATTAAAATCCATAAGATTCTCTCAAGTAACTATCTCGATGGAATCCAAAGACAATTCTGCAGTCTCCAGCGATCAGAAGACCAACGAGAAGAAGTTCGCTTCCTCCGTGACTATGAAGCCACACGGGAAGTCTACTGCTGCCTCGGCGATTGCGGCGAAACCTAACGGCAAGAGTGTTGTTTCATCTGACATTCCGAAGAAGCAAAAATCTGCTGTTTCTCTCTCCTCCGCGCATGGCGACCGATCAATGTTCTTCAGAGATGTTTCATTCGGCCCACACGAAGCTGAGCTGAGGTTTCGTCTGATTCACTTTTGGGAGGCTCGAAATCCAAACACGAAAGAACTCATCGGACAGGAGATGCTTCTTATTGACGAAGAG GGAACTGTCGTCCAAGGTTTTATTACAGCAGGTCGGGTTGGGATGTATAAACTGACATCAGGTTCTATTTATAAACTGAGTAACTTCTTTGGATCCAGAAGCAAAGTTCAGTTTCGGGTTGCTGATCATAGGGCCACCATTTCGTTCTCTTGGAACTATGATTTGAAAGTTCTCGTGAACCATCCGGTCCCAATTCTCGAAGACAGGTTCAGGTTCCATAGCTACGAGGAGTTTCAGGCCAACTGCGACCGCAGACTTGATCTTTATG ATTATGTTGGCCACATGAAACTGGTGAATGGGCAGACTATCACTGACCACACTGCTCTTGATGAAGTTGACATAGCAGAGAGGCGGCATCTGTGTGTTCATGTACAAACACATGA CGGACCAGTGATGAAGCTCTATCTATGGGACAATGCTGCATCCGAGTTCTGCCAGAAGTTCATATCGTATGGACGGACTCCAACCGTTCTTTTGGTCACCACAGTAAACCCTAAACATCTTGGAG GAACCCTTGCTCTTGCTTCTATGGCATCATCTAGAGTGTTTATGGATACTGATGTCCAGCCTACCAAGGATTATCTTGCATA G